One part of the Dioscorea cayenensis subsp. rotundata cultivar TDr96_F1 chromosome 2, TDr96_F1_v2_PseudoChromosome.rev07_lg8_w22 25.fasta, whole genome shotgun sequence genome encodes these proteins:
- the LOC120279577 gene encoding uncharacterized protein LOC120279577 — translation MAVRIQAIRQDFETLQMRDDEGVQEYISRVVTVTNQIKALCYKLKEPEKVSKVFRSLASKFDWVAMAIEESKEILKLNIDDLCGTLQAHEVRVNRSAMKTGEKALMARGEPSSTGQNKGCSSGVSWGESKGRGRSYLRGRGRSSHGRGRGGERN, via the coding sequence ATGGCGGTGAGGATACAGGCTATCCGACAAGACTTTGAAACCCTCCAGATGAGAGATGATGAAGGGGTTCAAGAGTACATCTCGCGGGTGGTCACCGTTACAAATCAGATAAAGGCTCTCTGTTACAAGCTTAAAGAACCGGAGAAGGTGTCTAAAGTGTTTCGAAGTTTAGCTTCGAAGTTTGACTGGGTAGCTATGGCGATTGAAGAGTCAAAGGAGATCTTAAAACTTAACATTGATGATCTCTGCGGCACTCTTCAAGCCCATGAAGTGAGAGTTAACCGTTCAGCAATGAAGACTGGTGAGAAGGCACTAATGGCAAGAGGTGAGCCCTCAAGCACAGGACAGAACAAAGGATGTAGCTCTGGTGTCTCTTGGGGTGAAAGTAAAGGTCGAGGGAGATCTTACTTGCGAGGGAGAGGAAGAAGCAGTCATGGccgaggaagaggaggagagaggAACTGA
- the LOC120270857 gene encoding uncharacterized protein LOC120270857, with product MGNVELKGRNGGGGWGQRWVCAMGALIAVLLATAVTSRTSPKIPLFRVRVSTRGSWRIVVVIIRLLILSMRKCCTPYYKSLCRHRSFGISRRNLPKLAKMY from the exons ATGGGCAATGTGGAGCTCAAGGGACGAAATGGGGGTGGAGGTTGGGGTCAGAGATGGGTTTGTGCTATGGGGGCGCTGATTGCGGTGCTTCTAGCCACGGCGGTGACTTCTAGGACATCACCCAAGATCCCTCTTTTTAG GGTTCGAGTAAGTACACGGGGATCGTGGAGGATTGTTGTTGTGATTATAAGACTGTTGATTCTATCAATGAGGAAGTGTTGCACCCCATACTACAAAAGCTTGTGCCGACACCGTTCTTTCGGTATTTCAAG GAGAAATTTGCCAAAGCTCGCCAAGATGTACTAG